A genomic region of Lachnoclostridium edouardi contains the following coding sequences:
- a CDS encoding phage tail sheath subtilisin-like domain-containing protein gives MAGIFTVGEKLVRPGVYFQTAPENRSSVAQAADGITAVILKADFGPLGKVVEVNQEDSYEKVFGNSDSTEILRQAFAGGAKTLLVCRVGKGGTASEVKLKSGEEDLLTIQAKYPGSQEFSVTIRTKLTDEKIKECKIYAGTKELESYEFEVQEETEASALAAAMKNSERFQAQILKDGKLDVCSQKLFTAGTNPETAAEDYGDGLAALEPFYFNTICTDTEDVSIHMLIQAFMERIFQMGQFAMAVVAENHSTALQDRQAHAEAFNDKAMIYVLNPWVKEGEKELDGAMTAARIAGMVAACKSSQSLTHTVLEGVGELLEPLTPSQMTEAEKKGCLVLSYSMDKQVWIDNAINTLVDTKDGDQGWKKIRRTKTRYELIYRMNQQAEKLVGRVDNDTNGRATVTGQLQAVGTAMVDEGKLTKCTVTESESQAADTDSAWFDVEVVDKDSLEHIYLTYHFQYSTKEE, from the coding sequence ATGGCAGGAATATTTACAGTGGGAGAAAAACTGGTAAGGCCGGGAGTATATTTCCAGACAGCGCCGGAAAACAGAAGCTCTGTGGCCCAGGCGGCGGACGGAATTACAGCAGTAATTTTAAAAGCTGATTTTGGCCCTTTAGGAAAAGTAGTAGAGGTTAATCAGGAGGACAGTTATGAAAAGGTATTTGGAAATTCTGATTCTACAGAAATTTTAAGACAGGCATTTGCAGGCGGGGCTAAAACCTTATTGGTATGCAGAGTTGGAAAGGGCGGCACTGCCTCAGAGGTAAAGCTGAAATCAGGGGAAGAGGATTTATTGACGATTCAGGCTAAATATCCAGGCAGCCAGGAATTTTCTGTTACAATCAGAACAAAGCTGACAGATGAAAAGATAAAAGAGTGTAAAATTTACGCAGGCACAAAAGAACTGGAGTCTTATGAATTTGAAGTCCAGGAAGAAACCGAAGCTTCTGCATTAGCGGCTGCAATGAAAAATTCTGAACGTTTTCAGGCTCAGATTTTAAAGGACGGAAAACTGGATGTGTGCAGCCAGAAATTATTTACGGCAGGAACTAATCCTGAGACTGCAGCAGAAGATTATGGGGACGGACTGGCAGCTTTAGAGCCATTTTATTTTAATACAATTTGTACAGATACAGAGGATGTTAGTATTCACATGCTGATTCAGGCGTTTATGGAAAGAATTTTCCAGATGGGACAGTTTGCCATGGCAGTTGTAGCTGAAAACCACAGTACAGCTTTACAGGACAGACAGGCACATGCAGAAGCATTTAACGACAAAGCCATGATTTATGTTTTAAATCCGTGGGTGAAAGAGGGAGAAAAGGAATTAGACGGCGCCATGACTGCAGCCAGAATCGCCGGTATGGTGGCTGCCTGCAAATCCAGCCAGTCTTTAACCCACACTGTTTTGGAGGGAGTGGGAGAGCTGTTAGAACCTTTAACTCCATCTCAGATGACTGAAGCAGAGAAAAAAGGCTGCCTGGTTCTTTCTTACAGCATGGACAAGCAGGTTTGGATTGACAATGCCATTAATACATTAGTAGATACAAAGGATGGGGACCAGGGCTGGAAGAAGATCAGAAGAACAAAAACAAGATATGAGCTGATTTATCGTATGAATCAGCAGGCTGAAAAATTAGTGGGCCGGGTGGACAATGACACAAATGGAAGAGCTACAGTGACAGGCCAGCTTCAGGCAGTGGGCACAGCTATGGTGGATGAAGGAAAACTGACAAAATGTACAGTGACAGAAAGCGAGTCTCAGGCGGCGGATACAGATTCTGCATGGTTTGATGTGGAAGTTGTGGACAAGGACTCTCTGGAACATATTTACCTTACATATCATTTTCAGTACAGCACAAAGGAGGAATAA
- a CDS encoding DUF368 domain-containing protein: MKYLKEIFRGILIGVAGIVPGVSGGTLAVSMGVYDKIIHALTHLTSETRESIKTLFPYGLGMIAGMGGLAFIIEVLFVKLPLATSLTFIGLILGGFPTLKQKADLGRTGIKGYCTMVVIFCVMLIITISGGDREGVPGLSEAFLAGEGNQISVILCLLSSGFIYAAAMVIPGVSGTMLLMMMGYYQPILASVNRFQIGLFTFNPEQIMVEQKILLPCGAGLLAGIFLCAKMVEALLKEHESITYCGILGLVLSSPVVILWGIPISETNLIEIVSGIICMAFSAFLVQKLG; the protein is encoded by the coding sequence ATGAAATATTTAAAAGAAATTTTCCGGGGGATTCTTATTGGCGTAGCTGGTATTGTGCCGGGAGTCAGCGGAGGAACCTTGGCTGTTTCTATGGGCGTGTATGACAAGATTATACACGCCCTTACTCATTTAACCTCAGAAACACGGGAAAGTATAAAGACCTTATTTCCTTATGGACTGGGTATGATTGCAGGTATGGGAGGGCTGGCTTTTATTATAGAAGTGCTGTTTGTAAAACTGCCCTTAGCCACCAGCTTAACATTTATTGGCCTGATTTTAGGAGGATTTCCCACTTTAAAACAAAAAGCAGATTTAGGCCGCACTGGTATAAAGGGTTATTGTACCATGGTTGTAATCTTCTGCGTTATGCTGATTATTACTATTTCAGGCGGAGATAGGGAAGGAGTCCCAGGCTTATCAGAAGCCTTTTTAGCTGGAGAGGGAAATCAGATCTCTGTAATCCTTTGTCTTCTGTCCTCCGGCTTTATTTACGCCGCCGCCATGGTAATTCCAGGAGTCAGCGGAACTATGCTGCTTATGATGATGGGATATTACCAGCCTATTTTAGCTTCTGTAAACCGCTTTCAAATAGGCCTTTTCACATTCAACCCTGAACAAATAATGGTAGAGCAGAAAATTCTTTTGCCATGCGGGGCAGGTCTATTAGCAGGGATTTTTCTCTGCGCTAAAATGGTAGAAGCGCTTTTAAAAGAGCATGAAAGTATTACATATTGCGGTATTCTGGGACTTGTTTTGTCCTCCCCTGTTGTAATTTTATGGGGAATTCCCATATCAGAAACTAACCTTATTGAAATCGTATCTGGAATTATATGTATGGCATTTTCAGCATTTTTAGTTCAAAAATTAGGTTAA
- a CDS encoding DUF5026 domain-containing protein, with the protein MKDKEVRVIELIKQTERYIFNIEAVKPGRMIYARHKSWEEGRGGYISAVGEDEIVVQCYAGLRNTASHFRILSEEVAKEQWEIRWSQDLKQIEELKITEQNLEVT; encoded by the coding sequence ATGAAAGATAAGGAGGTGAGAGTTATAGAGCTGATCAAGCAGACAGAAAGGTATATTTTCAATATAGAAGCAGTAAAGCCAGGGCGTATGATATATGCCCGGCATAAAAGCTGGGAAGAAGGCAGGGGCGGGTACATATCAGCTGTAGGGGAGGATGAAATAGTAGTTCAGTGTTATGCAGGACTGAGAAACACAGCCAGCCATTTCAGAATCCTTTCAGAAGAAGTGGCAAAAGAACAGTGGGAAATACGCTGGTCCCAGGATCTAAAGCAGATCGAAGAACTGAAAATCACAGAACAGAATCTGGAGGTCACATGA
- a CDS encoding carbamoyl phosphate synthase small subunit produces the protein MKAFLILEDGTVFQGTSIGSKKEVISEIVFNTSMTGYLEVLTDPSYAGQAVVMTYPLIGNYGVCLDDMESSKPWPDGFIVRELSRIPSNFRSGESIQHFLETHDIPGISGVDTRSLTKILREKGTMNGMITTNADFDLEEVRGRIKSYSVAGVVNATTTKEKYVLPGEGKKVALLDLGAKRNIARSLNERGCQVTVYPAWTLAEELLKENPDGIMLSNGPGDPKENVEIIKEIKKLYDSNVPIFAICLGHQLMALATGADTYKLKYGHRGGNHPVKDLETGRVYISSQNHGYAVDTDSLDSNIAVPAFTNVNDSTNEGLKYIGKNIFTVQYHPEACPGPQDSGYLFDRFLQMMEGEK, from the coding sequence ATGAAAGCATTTCTGATTTTGGAAGATGGAACGGTATTTCAGGGGACCAGTATTGGCTCTAAAAAAGAAGTAATCAGTGAAATTGTATTTAATACCTCTATGACAGGTTATTTGGAAGTTCTCACAGATCCGTCATATGCAGGGCAGGCAGTAGTGATGACGTATCCGTTAATCGGTAATTATGGCGTTTGTTTAGATGATATGGAATCTTCAAAACCTTGGCCGGATGGCTTTATTGTTCGTGAATTATCTCGTATCCCCAGTAATTTCAGAAGCGGGGAAAGCATTCAGCATTTCTTAGAAACACATGATATCCCAGGTATCAGCGGAGTCGATACCAGATCCCTAACAAAGATTTTAAGAGAAAAAGGAACAATGAACGGTATGATTACTACCAATGCAGATTTTGATCTGGAGGAAGTGAGAGGCCGTATTAAATCGTACTCTGTAGCCGGGGTAGTAAATGCAACTACTACAAAGGAAAAATATGTGCTGCCGGGAGAGGGCAAAAAGGTGGCTCTTTTAGATCTGGGGGCAAAAAGGAATATCGCCAGATCATTAAATGAAAGAGGGTGCCAGGTAACTGTATATCCGGCATGGACTTTGGCAGAGGAGCTATTGAAAGAAAACCCGGACGGAATTATGCTTTCCAACGGCCCTGGAGATCCAAAGGAAAATGTGGAAATCATTAAGGAAATAAAAAAGCTGTACGATTCTAATGTACCCATTTTTGCTATTTGCCTGGGACATCAGCTGATGGCTCTTGCCACCGGGGCAGATACATATAAATTAAAGTACGGACACAGAGGCGGAAACCATCCGGTAAAAGATCTGGAAACAGGCCGCGTGTATATTTCTTCCCAAAACCACGGATATGCCGTAGACACAGACAGCCTGGATTCCAATATAGCAGTACCTGCTTTTACAAATGTAAACGACAGCACTAATGAGGGCTTAAAGTATATTGGAAAGAATATTTTCACAGTGCAGTACCATCCAGAAGCGTGCCCGGGCCCACAAGATTCCGGATATTTATTTGACAGATTTTTACAGATGATGGAGGGAGAAAAATAA
- a CDS encoding phage tail assembly chaperone — translation MSEKNVENQVQEVEFTEEQVKNQIRMSEKEMLAGLLEAAEFSETEETMVEIKRKDKVYFRFSIRPLSEADYNACRKKHTKYLRNKQFGMKLPEETDNLRYRAALIYSATVDRDKKILWDNKDVWKTLGNKGMDVVTGADVIDYVLLAGEKDRIIETIDSISGFDTDSNLEEVAKN, via the coding sequence ATGTCAGAGAAAAATGTGGAAAATCAGGTTCAGGAAGTGGAATTTACAGAGGAGCAGGTGAAAAATCAGATTCGCATGAGCGAGAAGGAGATGCTGGCCGGGCTTTTAGAGGCAGCGGAGTTTTCTGAAACAGAAGAGACTATGGTGGAGATTAAAAGGAAAGATAAGGTATACTTTAGATTTTCTATCCGACCTCTATCCGAAGCAGATTATAACGCCTGCAGAAAGAAGCATACGAAATATTTAAGAAATAAACAGTTTGGAATGAAGCTGCCAGAAGAAACAGATAACCTGCGCTACAGAGCAGCTTTGATTTACAGTGCTACAGTAGACAGAGATAAAAAGATTTTATGGGACAATAAGGATGTATGGAAGACTCTGGGAAATAAAGGAATGGACGTTGTCACAGGAGCAGATGTCATTGATTATGTATTATTAGCTGGAGAAAAAGACAGAATTATTGAGACCATTGATTCTATTAGCGGATTTGACACAGACAGTAATCTGGAGGAAGTGGCAAAAAACTAA
- a CDS encoding peptidoglycan-binding protein, with the protein MQISPITACQTGSSTGFLQVDVVSSQNNFPISGANISISNDQAPEAILEQTTTNSSGQTENLTLEAPPLEYSLTPGNPRPYSTYHIHITAAGFKSVDISGTEILSGATAIQNVRMEPEDNTTPQPNDIMIPDHTLYATYPPKIAESEIKPVNETGEIVLSRVVVPQTIVVHDGVPTNSSATNYYVPYRDYIKNVASSEIYATWPQATIMANVLAIMSFTLNRVYTEWYRGKGYDFTITSSTAFDHKWIYGRNIYESISTIVDEIFDNYLSRPGVRQPILTQYCDGRQVQCPDWMTQWGSCALGEQGYSAIDILRYFYGDSIYINTAEEISGIPISWPGYDLTIGTSGDKVRHVQQQLDTVATIYSSIPRITADGIYGPSTAAAVRQFQSIFGLPQTGVIDFATWNKISHIYVAVTGIAELN; encoded by the coding sequence ATGCAAATATCACCTATAACAGCCTGCCAAACTGGCAGCAGCACTGGTTTCCTTCAAGTAGATGTAGTCTCATCCCAAAATAACTTTCCTATTTCAGGAGCCAATATTTCCATTTCCAACGATCAGGCGCCTGAGGCTATTTTGGAACAGACTACCACCAATTCCTCCGGGCAGACAGAAAATCTCACTTTAGAGGCTCCGCCTCTGGAATACAGCTTAACTCCCGGCAACCCTCGTCCATATTCTACTTATCACATTCATATTACTGCCGCAGGATTTAAGTCAGTAGACATCAGCGGTACAGAAATTCTGTCCGGCGCAACAGCCATACAAAATGTGCGAATGGAGCCGGAGGATAACACCACCCCTCAGCCCAATGACATTATGATTCCCGACCATACGCTTTATGCTACCTACCCTCCTAAAATCGCTGAATCTGAAATCAAACCAGTAAATGAGACTGGAGAGATTGTTCTCAGCCGTGTGGTTGTGCCTCAGACAATTGTGGTGCACGACGGTGTTCCTACTAACAGCTCCGCCACTAATTACTATGTTCCTTACAGGGATTACATTAAAAATGTAGCTTCCAGCGAAATCTACGCTACATGGCCCCAGGCCACCATTATGGCTAATGTGCTGGCTATTATGTCCTTTACATTAAACCGGGTATACACAGAATGGTACAGAGGGAAGGGCTATGATTTTACCATTACCTCCTCCACAGCCTTTGACCACAAATGGATTTACGGGCGGAATATATACGAAAGTATTTCTACAATAGTAGATGAAATTTTTGATAATTACCTTTCCCGCCCTGGCGTGCGTCAGCCTATACTGACTCAATACTGCGACGGAAGACAGGTTCAGTGTCCTGATTGGATGACGCAGTGGGGAAGCTGCGCCCTGGGAGAGCAGGGATACAGCGCTATTGATATTCTCCGGTATTTTTATGGGGACAGCATTTATATTAACACTGCTGAAGAAATATCGGGAATTCCTATTTCCTGGCCCGGATATGATCTGACTATTGGAACCTCAGGGGATAAGGTGCGCCATGTGCAGCAGCAGTTAGACACTGTAGCCACCATCTACAGCTCCATCCCCCGAATCACTGCCGACGGAATTTACGGCCCGTCCACAGCAGCTGCAGTCCGCCAATTCCAGTCTATTTTCGGCCTGCCTCAGACAGGAGTCATTGACTTTGCTACCTGGAATAAAATATCCCACATTTATGTAGCTGTAACAGGCATTGCGGAATTAAATTAA
- a CDS encoding oligoribonuclease, whose amino-acid sequence MASRIKKPKAFISEEKYQAKELAAASQILFGVRQEGAAAALKAAGVKEATKKEAGEIIKTFMKKEVI is encoded by the coding sequence ATGGCGTCCAGAATAAAAAAGCCAAAAGCTTTTATAAGCGAAGAAAAGTATCAGGCGAAGGAATTGGCCGCTGCCTCCCAAATATTATTTGGAGTGAGGCAGGAAGGAGCGGCAGCGGCTTTAAAAGCTGCAGGAGTAAAAGAGGCCACAAAAAAAGAGGCCGGAGAAATTATAAAAACATTTATGAAAAAGGAGGTCATTTAA
- the carB gene encoding carbamoyl-phosphate synthase large subunit, translating into MPKNPDIKKVLVIGSGPIIIGQAAEFDYAGTQACRSLKEEGVEVVLLNSNPATIMTDKDIADKVYIEPLTVEVVEQLILKEQPDSVLPTLGGQAGLNLAMELEEAGFLKDHNVRLIGTTAKTIRKAEDRLEFKETMEKIGEPVAASKVVENVEDGIAFTETIGYPVVLRPAYTLGGSGGGIASNQEELVEILQNGLRLSRVGQVLVERCIAGWKEIEYEVMRDGAGNVITVCNMENIDPVGVHTGDSIVVAPSQTLGDKEYQMLRTSALNIITELGITGGCNVQYALHPESFEYCVIEVNPRVSRSSALASKATGYPIAKVAAKIALGYTLDEIKNAVTEKTYASFEPMLDYCVVKMPRLPFDKFISAQRSLGTQMKATGEVMSICTNFEGGLMKAIRSLEQHVDSLLSYDFTGLSEEELLEMLKKVDDRRIWVIGEALRRNISYETIHDITKIDIWFIDKLAILVEMEEALKAAGEQIKNGSSLEEALTEDLLKEAKRIEFPDHVIASLTGASKEEIKQLRYSRKITAAYKMVDTCAAEFEAATPYYYSCFGSENEAEADHSRKKVLVLGSGPIRIGQGIEFDFCSVHSTWAFRKEGFETIIINNNPETVSTDFDIADKLYFEPLTPEDVESIVDIEKPDGAVVQFGGQTAIKLTEALMKMGVPILGTAAEDVDAAEDRELFDKILEQCQIPRPAGLTVFTAEEAKDAAHKLGYPVLVRPSYVLGGQGMQIAINDQDVDEFIGIINQIAQEHPILVDKYIMGKEIEVDAICDGTDILIPGIMEHIERTGVHSGDSISVYPAQSITESNKKTIVDYTEKLARALHVKGMINIQFIVDGENVYIIEVNPRSSRTVPYISKVTGIPIVPLATTIICGHTIRELGYTPGLQKEADYIAIKMPVFSFEKIHGADISLGPEMKSTGECLGIAKTFNEALYKAFQGAGIKLPKYKNMIITVRDEDKEEAVEIGRRFQALGYRLFATKGTAAYLFKKGVRVLSVPKLEQESPNILDLVLGHEIDLVIDIPPQGAEHSKDGFVIRRNAIETGVNVLTSLDTAAALATSLENRAKELTLIDIATVKNV; encoded by the coding sequence ATGCCAAAGAATCCAGATATTAAAAAAGTATTAGTCATTGGGTCCGGTCCCATTATTATTGGTCAGGCGGCAGAATTTGACTATGCGGGAACACAGGCCTGCCGCTCCCTGAAGGAAGAGGGGGTGGAGGTAGTTCTGCTTAACTCTAACCCTGCCACCATTATGACAGATAAAGATATTGCGGATAAGGTTTACATAGAGCCTTTAACTGTGGAGGTAGTAGAGCAGCTGATTTTAAAGGAACAGCCTGACAGCGTGCTGCCTACTTTGGGAGGCCAGGCAGGGCTGAACCTGGCTATGGAGCTGGAGGAAGCAGGATTTTTAAAGGACCACAATGTGCGTCTTATTGGAACAACTGCAAAAACCATACGAAAAGCAGAGGACAGGCTGGAATTTAAAGAAACAATGGAAAAAATCGGGGAGCCAGTGGCAGCTTCTAAAGTAGTGGAGAATGTGGAGGATGGTATTGCCTTTACAGAAACCATCGGTTATCCTGTAGTTCTTCGCCCGGCATATACATTAGGGGGAAGCGGAGGCGGTATTGCTTCTAATCAGGAGGAGCTGGTGGAAATTCTGCAGAACGGTTTAAGGCTGTCACGTGTAGGCCAGGTTTTAGTAGAGCGGTGTATTGCAGGATGGAAAGAAATCGAGTATGAAGTTATGCGCGACGGGGCAGGCAATGTGATTACAGTATGTAACATGGAAAATATTGACCCTGTAGGCGTACATACAGGAGACAGTATTGTGGTGGCGCCTTCCCAGACCTTAGGCGATAAAGAGTATCAGATGCTTCGTACCTCAGCTTTAAACATTATCACAGAGCTGGGAATTACTGGAGGCTGCAACGTACAGTATGCCCTTCATCCGGAAAGCTTTGAATATTGTGTTATTGAGGTAAATCCCCGCGTCAGCCGTTCTTCAGCCTTAGCTTCTAAGGCCACAGGATATCCTATTGCCAAGGTTGCGGCTAAAATTGCTTTAGGGTATACATTAGACGAGATTAAAAATGCAGTTACTGAGAAAACATATGCCAGCTTTGAGCCTATGCTGGATTACTGTGTAGTAAAAATGCCCAGACTGCCTTTTGATAAATTTATCAGCGCCCAGAGAAGCCTGGGAACTCAAATGAAGGCAACTGGAGAAGTAATGAGCATCTGTACCAACTTTGAAGGAGGACTGATGAAGGCGATCCGTTCTCTGGAGCAGCATGTAGACAGCCTTCTTTCCTATGATTTTACAGGACTTTCTGAGGAAGAGCTTTTGGAAATGTTAAAAAAAGTAGACGACAGAAGAATCTGGGTCATAGGGGAAGCTTTGCGTCGGAATATCTCTTATGAGACGATCCATGATATTACAAAAATAGATATTTGGTTTATTGATAAACTGGCAATTTTAGTGGAAATGGAGGAGGCTTTAAAGGCCGCGGGAGAACAAATAAAAAATGGAAGCTCTCTGGAGGAAGCTTTAACAGAAGATCTGTTAAAAGAAGCAAAGCGAATTGAATTCCCGGACCATGTGATTGCCAGCCTTACAGGAGCTTCTAAGGAAGAAATAAAGCAGCTGAGATATTCCAGAAAAATTACGGCGGCATATAAAATGGTAGATACATGCGCGGCAGAATTTGAGGCTGCCACCCCTTATTATTATTCCTGCTTTGGAAGCGAAAATGAGGCGGAGGCAGATCACAGCAGGAAAAAGGTGCTGGTACTGGGTTCCGGTCCAATCCGTATTGGACAGGGAATTGAATTTGACTTCTGTTCCGTACACAGTACATGGGCATTCCGCAAAGAAGGCTTTGAGACTATTATTATTAATAATAATCCAGAAACAGTAAGTACGGACTTTGACATTGCAGATAAACTGTATTTTGAGCCTTTGACTCCAGAAGATGTGGAAAGTATAGTGGACATTGAGAAGCCGGACGGAGCTGTAGTGCAGTTTGGAGGACAAACTGCCATTAAATTGACAGAGGCTCTTATGAAAATGGGAGTGCCTATTTTGGGCACTGCTGCAGAGGATGTGGATGCTGCGGAGGATAGGGAGCTGTTTGATAAGATTCTGGAACAGTGCCAAATACCCAGACCTGCCGGATTAACAGTGTTTACAGCTGAGGAGGCGAAGGATGCTGCTCATAAGCTGGGGTATCCTGTACTTGTCCGCCCGTCCTATGTATTAGGCGGCCAGGGAATGCAGATTGCAATTAACGATCAGGACGTAGATGAATTTATAGGAATTATTAACCAGATTGCCCAGGAACATCCTATTTTGGTAGATAAATATATAATGGGCAAGGAAATCGAAGTAGACGCGATCTGCGACGGCACAGACATTTTAATACCTGGCATTATGGAGCATATTGAAAGAACAGGAGTACATTCCGGAGACAGTATTTCTGTGTATCCGGCTCAAAGCATAACAGAGAGCAACAAAAAAACAATAGTGGATTATACAGAAAAGCTGGCCAGGGCTCTTCACGTAAAAGGAATGATAAACATTCAGTTTATTGTAGATGGGGAGAATGTATATATTATTGAGGTAAATCCACGTTCCTCCAGAACCGTGCCATATATCAGCAAGGTGACAGGAATTCCTATTGTGCCTTTAGCTACCACAATCATCTGCGGCCACACAATCAGGGAGCTGGGATATACTCCGGGACTGCAAAAGGAAGCAGACTATATTGCCATAAAAATGCCTGTGTTCTCATTTGAGAAGATTCACGGAGCAGATATCAGTCTGGGTCCGGAGATGAAGTCTACAGGAGAGTGTCTGGGAATCGCCAAAACCTTTAATGAGGCCTTGTACAAGGCGTTCCAGGGGGCAGGCATTAAGCTTCCTAAATATAAAAACATGATTATTACAGTTCGCGACGAGGACAAGGAAGAGGCGGTGGAAATCGGAAGAAGGTTCCAGGCCTTAGGCTACAGACTGTTTGCCACAAAAGGCACAGCGGCGTACTTATTTAAAAAGGGCGTGCGTGTGCTAAGCGTTCCAAAGTTGGAACAGGAATCTCCTAATATTCTGGATCTGGTGCTGGGACATGAGATTGACCTGGTAATAGACATTCCTCCACAAGGAGCAGAGCACAGTAAAGACGGCTTTGTAATTCGGAGAAATGCCATTGAAACTGGGGTGAATGTACTTACCTCTCTGGATACGGCGGCAGCTTTGGCTACTAGCCTAGAGAACAGAGCTAAGGAGCTGACCTTAATCGACATTGCAACAGTAAAAAATGTATAA
- a CDS encoding HAD family hydrolase encodes MIKAVIFDMDGVIVDSEPVYLKIQWEYAKKKNPDVTYKQLFPMVGATKKDAWSVMEKAVDNGQTWQELRTEFKEKIDLFTNTDYQSIFRPEIKSVLDALKNQGYKLAVASSTQIDVVEKVMKVNSIYSYFDTLVSGDQFTMSKPDPEIYHYTAKKLGVKENECFVVEDSPYGILAAKRAGMTVAALYDSSFHFDQHLADYHIQNVKEILDILLKMEKS; translated from the coding sequence ATGATAAAAGCAGTGATTTTTGATATGGACGGGGTGATTGTAGACAGCGAGCCTGTTTACTTAAAAATTCAGTGGGAATATGCAAAAAAGAAAAATCCTGACGTAACATACAAACAGCTGTTTCCCATGGTGGGAGCCACCAAAAAGGACGCCTGGTCCGTAATGGAAAAGGCGGTGGACAATGGACAAACATGGCAGGAATTGAGAACAGAATTTAAGGAAAAAATAGATCTGTTTACAAATACAGATTACCAATCTATTTTTAGACCTGAGATTAAATCAGTGCTGGACGCGTTGAAAAACCAGGGGTATAAACTGGCGGTGGCGTCCTCCACTCAAATTGACGTAGTAGAGAAAGTTATGAAGGTCAACAGTATTTACAGCTATTTTGACACATTAGTCAGCGGCGACCAGTTTACTATGAGCAAGCCAGATCCTGAAATCTATCATTATACTGCAAAAAAACTGGGAGTAAAAGAAAATGAGTGTTTCGTTGTAGAGGACTCCCCTTATGGGATTCTGGCTGCAAAAAGAGCTGGGATGACAGTGGCGGCTTTATATGACAGCAGCTTTCATTTTGATCAGCATCTGGCTGATTACCATATTCAAAATGTAAAAGAAATTTTAGATATTTTGCTGAAAATGGAGAAATCCTAA
- a CDS encoding ImmA/IrrE family metallo-endopeptidase: MDYQQIDRKVLKVFQECAIHSFPFDCFQVLYHYQFKIMDYIGLYLKNSEIYQIASAYSEDAFTYENKICFNHMRPKARIRFSLMHELGHYKLEHKGPHTALQEQEANCFASHILAPRMAIHYSRLRDSYDVARLFRISQESAQYALKDYSRWHRLTAYGLRSVDREMYRHFYKKELQGFVWNEKPCPYCGKPIYNQPEERCCPLCQVIHPLSDSTWMSEREELFRTLHLPY; encoded by the coding sequence ATGGATTATCAGCAGATTGACCGGAAGGTTTTGAAGGTTTTTCAGGAATGCGCCATTCATTCCTTCCCTTTTGACTGCTTTCAGGTTTTATATCATTACCAATTCAAAATTATGGACTATATTGGTCTGTATCTGAAGAATTCCGAGATTTATCAGATTGCATCCGCTTATTCTGAGGATGCATTCACCTATGAAAATAAGATATGCTTTAATCACATGCGCCCCAAAGCGCGGATTCGTTTTTCTCTTATGCACGAGCTGGGCCACTATAAGCTGGAGCACAAGGGACCTCACACTGCCCTTCAGGAGCAGGAGGCCAACTGTTTTGCCAGCCATATTCTGGCTCCCCGCATGGCCATTCACTATTCCAGATTAAGAGACAGTTATGATGTGGCCAGGCTGTTCCGGATTTCCCAGGAGTCTGCCCAGTATGCTTTAAAGGATTACAGCCGCTGGCATCGACTGACCGCATACGGTCTCAGATCTGTAGACAGAGAAATGTACCGGCATTTTTATAAAAAAGAACTTCAGGGCTTTGTCTGGAATGAAAAGCCATGCCCTTATTGCGGGAAGCCTATTTACAACCAGCCTGAGGAGCGCTGCTGCCCTCTTTGCCAGGTGATCCACCCTTTGTCTGACTCTACATGGATGTCAGAGCGGGAGGAGCTTTTTCGCACTTTGCACCTTCCATATTAA
- a CDS encoding helix-turn-helix domain-containing protein: protein MGLDIIVQKKKELGLTNEELAHLSGIPKGTIDKILSGVTKDPKLETLKAIARVLGLSLNDFDDTSKKPYQPSYGDLEKLVARNGKNLSPDQKLRLIQLLSDLD, encoded by the coding sequence ATGGGACTGGATATTATAGTACAGAAAAAAAAGGAGCTTGGATTAACCAATGAGGAGCTGGCCCACTTGTCCGGGATTCCCAAGGGAACCATTGACAAGATTTTAAGCGGTGTTACTAAGGACCCTAAGCTGGAAACCTTAAAAGCTATTGCCAGAGTTTTAGGCCTGTCCCTGAACGACTTTGACGACACTTCAAAAAAGCCTTACCAGCCCTCCTATGGGGATCTGGAAAAGCTGGTTGCCAGAAATGGAAAGAATCTTTCTCCAGATCAAAAGCTTCGTTTGATTCAGCTGTTATCAGATTTAGATTAA